The Streptomyces sp. NBC_01268 genome segment CATGGGGCAGACCCTAGGTGTATTGACCCGCAGGGTTGTTGACGCGGCTGATGGGCGGGTGTCCGTCGAGTGCGGTGTGGCAGCGGTGGTGGTTGTAGGTGCGGAGGAAGTCTGCCAGGGCCGCGGTCCGCTCGTCGTTTGAGGTGTAGGGCCGTAGGTAGGCCCATTCGTCGAGGAGGGTGCGGTTGAAGCGTTCGACTTTGCCGTTGGTCTGGGGCCGGTAGGGGCGGGTGAGTTTGCCGGTCGCGCCGAGGTCGGCCAGGACGTTCTTCCAGGCCAGGCCCTTGCGGTAGGCCCAGGCGTTGTCGGTCAGGACCCGCTCGATGCGGTCGATGCCCTGGGCCTGGAAGAACGCGGCCGCGCGGGTCAGGAACCCGGCGCAGGTCGCGACCTTCTCATCGCCGTGGATCTCGCTGTAGGCGAGGCGGGAGTGGTCGTCGACGGCGGAGTGGACGTAGTCGAAGCCCATGCCGCGGATCGGACGGCCGGCCTCGCGGCCGTTGGCCTTGTGGCCGCCGCCGTCGGGAATCCGGCCGAGCTTCTTCACGTCCACGTGGATCAGCTCGCCGGGTCGCTCACGCTCGTAGCGGCGGATGACGGTGCCGGTCGGGCGGTCGATCCATGCGAGCCGGTTGAGCCGGTGGCGGGTCAGGATCCGGTGCACGGTCGAGGTGGGCAGGCCCAGGATCGGGCCGATCCGGGCCGGGCCGAGTTTGCGGTTCCGTCGCAGGTCGCAGACCTGTTCTTCCACGGCGGCCGCGGTCCGGTGCGGGGTGGTGTGAGGCCGGCTCGGCCGGTCGTGCAGGCCTGCCTCGCCCTCGGTCCGCCACCGGCGGATCCATTTGTGGGCGGTGGCCCGGGAGATGCCCATCTCGGCAGCCACATGGGCGACCGGACGGCCTGAGCAGACACGTTCGACCAGCAGTCTCCTACCGAAGACGGTCAGCCGGGCATTACGGTGGGGCACGAAGACCTCCGTGCGGTGAGTTCCTAGACAGCTCCCACCACATCGGAGGTCTTCGCCATGTTCAAGACCGAACCGGTGTCAACAACGCTCGTGATCAATACACCTAGGGCCTGCGGCCCGTCCGCCCCAGGCCCTAGGGTCGCCCCGTGGACGCCGCCTGGATCACCCTCGTCTGTGCCGCCGCCCTGTGGGGCGCGGCCCTCGGCCGTCTCGTGCCCCGGGCCGCGTACCGGCTC includes the following:
- a CDS encoding IS481 family transposase; this translates as MPHRNARLTVFGRRLLVERVCSGRPVAHVAAEMGISRATAHKWIRRWRTEGEAGLHDRPSRPHTTPHRTAAAVEEQVCDLRRNRKLGPARIGPILGLPTSTVHRILTRHRLNRLAWIDRPTGTVIRRYERERPGELIHVDVKKLGRIPDGGGHKANGREAGRPIRGMGFDYVHSAVDDHSRLAYSEIHGDEKVATCAGFLTRAAAFFQAQGIDRIERVLTDNAWAYRKGLAWKNVLADLGATGKLTRPYRPQTNGKVERFNRTLLDEWAYLRPYTSNDERTAALADFLRTYNHHRCHTALDGHPPISRVNNPAGQYT